The segment GATATACCCAACCCATCCTCTGTCCCTCGTATGGAACTGCTTGTTCGTATTATAAGAGGGCACGGCCTCAATATCGATTCCTCCTTCCCTGATTCTGTCACCGGGTCTGACAACTTTCGTGTTCCCCGACAGTTTACCCACGCAATCAGCCGGCGCGATTATGACGGTATCAGAGACCTGTATTTTCTTAATATCATCAGGTGAACAGTGGTCATAATGCTCATGGGTTATGAGAATTATGTCTGCCTTATCCTCTTTCTTGATCTTGAAAGGGTCGGTATAGATGACCTTTTCACCGGTAATCTTGAATGTGTTATGACCCAACCAATGAATATCCTTGACCATCGCCTTGACCTCCGTTTCTCCTGTCTGAGGAGCAGAAACCAGAAATACTCTCACAAGATGAGAGCAAACAACCCTATGAACCTCATTCACTTATCGCCTGACAAGCGGCATTTTGAGACCGAAAGCTTCCCATCCTTTCACGACAAAGGCATCCTCCGAGAGAGAAGATGTCCGTACTATAGCACAGCCTGTACTGCACCTCATGCTGATTCA is part of the Thermodesulfovibrionales bacterium genome and harbors:
- a CDS encoding MBL fold metallo-hydrolase, translated to MVKDIHWLGHNTFKITGEKVIYTDPFKIKKEDKADIILITHEHYDHCSPDDIKKIQVSDTVIIAPADCVGKLSGNTKVVRPGDRIREGGIDIEAVPSYNTNKQFHTRDRGWVGYIFTVKGERIYIAGDTDYIPEMKTFKADIALLPVSGTYVMTADEAIQAALDIKPKIAIPMHYGSLVGSKSDARRFAEGLKGKVEVIVLHEE